The sequence below is a genomic window from bacterium.
GGAAAACGAACCGCGGGCAATACCGCCCGCCGGGCCGGCAAGGAAGCCGCCCCGAACAGTTCAGGGAGGAAACATGGCCAACTTCTCGATCGTGACCAACATCGGCGCCCTCAACGCTCAGAACCAGCTGACCAAGACCAGCCAGGGCATGCAGAACACCATCGCCCGGCTGTCCTCGGGTCTCCGGATCAACGGCGCGAAGGACGACGCGGCGGGCCTCGCCATCGCCAACAACCTCAACGCGGACGTGTCGGCCCTGAATCAGGCCGTCCGCAACGCCAACGACGGCATCGGCGTCATCAACACGGCCGACGCGGCCCTCAACGAGACCGGCAACCTGCTGCAGCGCGCCGTGACCCTCGCCGAGCAGGCCTCCTCTGGGACGTCGGGCGCCGACTCCGGCACCGCCAAGACCGCCATCAACCAGGAATACCAGCAGATCCTCGCCGAAATCGACCGCATCGGGAACACCGTGACGTTCAACGGCCAGAACCTGCTGAACGCGGCCTCCAGCTCGGTCGACGTGCAGGTCGGCACGGGCAACACCTCGAACGACCGCGTGACGATCAACCTGACGCCGTCCGGCAACGGCCTCACCGCCACCGGCCTCGGCCTCACCACCGGTTCCGCCACCACCGCCCTGCAGACCGCCTCCGGCGCCCAGGCCGAGCTCGTGAAGGTCAAGTCGGCGATCGACAAGGTCTCCTCGATGCGCGGCACGATCGGTGCGGCCTACAACCGCCTCGAACACACGATCTCGGTCATCACGGTCCAGGCGGAGAACCTGAATTCCGCCCAGAGCCAGATCCGGGACGCGAACGTGGCCGAGGAAGTCGTGAACCTGACGAAGTACCAGGTCCTCAACCAGACCGGCCTCTCCGCTCTGGCGCAGGCGAACTCCAGCTCGCAGAGCGTGCTGAGCCTGCTCCGCTGACGTAGGCGCCGCCGGGGGGCGGGATTCCCCGCCCCCCGCGGGCGCTTCGCCGATGGGAGGCTGAACGATGAGCGCCAACATGATCGCCGCCGCGCCGCCGGCCGCGGCCTCCACGGGGCCGCCGGCGACATCCGCGCCCGACGCGGCCGCCGTCCGCGCCTCGGTCCAGCAGAGGGCCGAGGACCGCGCGGCCGAACCGCAGGTCGTGGCCGACACGCTCGTCCAAAGCAACGAGGCGTCCGAAAAGGCCGCCTCGCTTCGTCGCGTTCAGAAGGCGACGGCCGTCCAGGACGCGGCGAACCGCACCACCCGCCTCGACGTCCAGGTCGACGAAGATGGCGTCATGATGGTCAAGGTTCGCGACGCTCGGACCGATAAGGTTGTGCGAGAGATCCCCCCGGAGGATCTGGTCGAGTTCAGCCGGAAGATGCGGCGGTATCTCGGCCTCCTGATGGACAAGCGGGCCTGACCGGCCCGTCGGTCCCCGCGGGGTTCGCTCGCTGGAGGACCAGATGGCTTCGACCAGTTCGACGAGTTCGTCCACCGGGACGGGATCGGTCAACTTCAGCACCGGGCTCGCCTCCGGGATCGACTGGAGCGCCGTCACCGACGCCCTGATCAAGGCCGACAGCTATCCGCTCACCAAGCTCCAGAACGACGTCTCGAACTACACGACGCAGAAGAACGTCTTCAACGCCCTGAGCAGCTCGCTCCAGACCTTCGAAAGCAAGCTGAAGGCGATCAAGGACAGCACGTCGTTCGGCGGCAAGACCACCTCGATCAGCGACCTGCCCAGCGGTTCGGTCACGCCGTTCACGGCGACGATCGGTTCGGGGGCCTCCTCCGGCGACGTGAAGATCCGCGTCGAGAAGCTCGCCGCCGCGCAGCGCGTCCGCTCGAACGGCGTGTCCGACGCCTACGCGCCGCTCGTCGCGGACGGCCAGATCTCGATCAAGTCGGGGACCGACGACGCGATCACGATCGACGTCTCCTCCGCCAACGGCAACAACTCGCTGCAGGCGATCGCCGACACGATCAACGCCGCCGACAAGGGCGTCGCGGCCTCGATCGTCTCCGACGGGACGAACCAGCTGCTCGTCGTCAAGTCGACCGCCACCGGCGCCGCCAACGCGCTGACGATCACCGACACGACGAACCTCGGCTTGGCCGATAAGGCGAACAATCTCCAGGACGCGGCCGACGCCGTCGTCTGGGTCGACGGGATCCGCGTGACGTCGGCGACCAACAGCGTCTCCGGCGCGCTGGCCGGCGTGACGCTGAACCTGTCCGCGACGACCGACGCCGAAGTCACCCTGCACGTGGCCGACGACGTGGCCGGGACCAAGCAGTCGCTGCAGGACCTCGTCGACGCCTACAACAGCGTCAACGACCTCTTCCAGTCCCAGCTCGGCTCGTCCACGGCGCTCGCCAACTCCACCGTCGGCGGCAACGCGGTCTTCCGCTCGATCCAGACCCAGCTTCAGCAGATGCTGACCACGGGCGTCTCCGGGATCGCCGACGGCCAGATCTCGACGCTCGCCGAGCTCGGCATCCAGGTCGCCGACAACACCGGCAAGCTCGAGTTCAAGACCTCGCAGTTCGACAACATCGTCAGCCAAGGGCGCTACGACGAGGTCCAGGCCGTCCTCCGCTCCTCCGGCTCGACGACCGACAACTTCGCGACCTACATCTACGGCGGCTCGAGCGTCAAGGCCGGGACCTACGGGATCAACGTGACGCAGGCCGCGCGCCAGGCGACCGCCTCGGCGACGATGGCCGCGCCGCTCGCCGCCGACGAGACGCTCTCCGTCGCCCTCAACGGCGGGACCGCGGTCAACGTCTCCCTCGCTTCGGGCGACACCGCCGACGCGGTCGTTTCCAAGATCAACGCCGCGCTGAAGACCGCCGGCGTCTCGGCGCTCGCGTCCAACAGCAACGGCACGCTGAGCATCGCCTCCAACGCCTACGGCTCGGCGCAGTCGCTCACGGTGTCGAGCAGCCTCGACGGCACGGGGACCGGCTTCTCCGCCGCGGGCGCGACGGCGACCGGCGCGGACGTCAAGGGGACGATCGGCGGCTTCGCGGCCCACGGCTCCGGCCGCGACCTGATCGGCGACGACGGCACAGACGTCGCCGGCCTGACCGTCCGGATCTACGCGACCGACTCGATGGTGACGCAGAAGTCGGGGAACTTCGGGACCGTCGGCTTCAGCGCCGGCGCGGTGGACCAGTTCGTCGCCCAGATCGACGGCATCACCGACCCGCTGACCGGGACGATCCACGCCACCACGACCAACCTCGACGAACAGATCAAGGAAGCCAACGACCAGATCGCCACCGTTCAGGCGCGCCTCGACTCGAAGCGGGAGCTGCTCACGAAGCAGTTCTCGGCGGCGGAACAGGCGGTGAGCCAGCTCAACCAGCTGCTCGCCTCCTTGAACGCCAAGACCTCGTCGTCCTGATC
It includes:
- a CDS encoding flagellin FliC; translation: MANFSIVTNIGALNAQNQLTKTSQGMQNTIARLSSGLRINGAKDDAAGLAIANNLNADVSALNQAVRNANDGIGVINTADAALNETGNLLQRAVTLAEQASSGTSGADSGTAKTAINQEYQQILAEIDRIGNTVTFNGQNLLNAASSSVDVQVGTGNTSNDRVTINLTPSGNGLTATGLGLTTGSATTALQTASGAQAELVKVKSAIDKVSSMRGTIGAAYNRLEHTISVITVQAENLNSAQSQIRDANVAEEVVNLTKYQVLNQTGLSALAQANSSSQSVLSLLR
- a CDS encoding flagellar protein FlaG gives rise to the protein MIAAAPPAAASTGPPATSAPDAAAVRASVQQRAEDRAAEPQVVADTLVQSNEASEKAASLRRVQKATAVQDAANRTTRLDVQVDEDGVMMVKVRDARTDKVVREIPPEDLVEFSRKMRRYLGLLMDKRA
- the fliD gene encoding flagellar filament capping protein FliD encodes the protein MASTSSTSSSTGTGSVNFSTGLASGIDWSAVTDALIKADSYPLTKLQNDVSNYTTQKNVFNALSSSLQTFESKLKAIKDSTSFGGKTTSISDLPSGSVTPFTATIGSGASSGDVKIRVEKLAAAQRVRSNGVSDAYAPLVADGQISIKSGTDDAITIDVSSANGNNSLQAIADTINAADKGVAASIVSDGTNQLLVVKSTATGAANALTITDTTNLGLADKANNLQDAADAVVWVDGIRVTSATNSVSGALAGVTLNLSATTDAEVTLHVADDVAGTKQSLQDLVDAYNSVNDLFQSQLGSSTALANSTVGGNAVFRSIQTQLQQMLTTGVSGIADGQISTLAELGIQVADNTGKLEFKTSQFDNIVSQGRYDEVQAVLRSSGSTTDNFATYIYGGSSVKAGTYGINVTQAARQATASATMAAPLAADETLSVALNGGTAVNVSLASGDTADAVVSKINAALKTAGVSALASNSNGTLSIASNAYGSAQSLTVSSSLDGTGTGFSAAGATATGADVKGTIGGFAAHGSGRDLIGDDGTDVAGLTVRIYATDSMVTQKSGNFGTVGFSAGAVDQFVAQIDGITDPLTGTIHATTTNLDEQIKEANDQIATVQARLDSKRELLTKQFSAAEQAVSQLNQLLASLNAKTSSS